The sequence TTAAGAGAACGAACGGTCGAAGAATGAAGACACTAAGAAAGAGAGTaagaaggaaacggaaaataaagaggaaaataagcAGAAAAATGTATTAAAGgctgaagcgaacgcagcctcCGGAAACCCTCTTGACATGGATATCATATTGAATTGTTGCCAAGAGTTTGAGAAATGTCGTCAAGAATGCAGTAGAGCCTACGTGCTACGagggaagcaccttctcaaacttggccttttcgacgctgccagGAAGGACTTTGAAACTGCGAGAACGGTAGAAGGATTTGAGGAATGTTCGAAATTCATAGAAGATGCTAAGGCGCAAAGGAAGAAATGGGTAGACCAAACCCATTATGATATTTTGGGTGTAAGTCAGACGGCCACTACGAAAGAAATTTTAAAAGGTTTCAGAGTCTTGGCCATGAAGTGTCATCCGGACAGACACGGGGGTGAACCCAAATTCATACTGGATGGATTCGAGTGGAGGTTTAAAAGAGTGAATTATGCTAAAACTGTCCTGACGGATGAAAAACTCAGAAAGTCATACGATGTGTGGATTCGACCAAAGTCAGGATAGAAGGACCAACGGCATCGACGGCCAAAGCGAGTGTTTAAGGATATGTACAACTGTTTTGGCAGAGTTTTTGTATGTCAAAAAATAATTCttcctgaattataaaaaaaaaaaaaagatagaatatctcaaaaaaaaatattaaaacaaacccccccccccaatgtaAAATCATAAAAgcccaaaaaattataaaatctttaaaaatgcaaaaaaaaaaaaaaaaaaaacatgggaaaaaTAATCTTAGAATAAGTTTCTTTAGAGTTTTGATgaaagtattagttttagtttacatTTGTAAGCAATCAAGTTTTTATGTAAAAGCCATTAGAaagatcaagtagatggactatgagaggagaaaaaaaaaatggccattttaattaggagaaaatatcctttgatgcagatggtacaagctctacatcattGGGTACACAAtggccttagttggaaggatcaagtggacgGACAATGAAAAATGGAGAGAACAGGggattttttttaagaggaaatatccaggAAGTGATTAAGGGATGCTTGGCTCACCTACCCGGCTTGAAGGACGTGGAATAACCTAGAGGACTTCCTCTACAGAGGGGAAAATCTTGTcttttttttctagtatgctatgtccctgGTGTGGTCGTACAAGGGCTTCATCAGGAGaacaaacggtcagatatctagatctattctttcggatccTAACCCTCGGGTGGTTCTGACAGAATAAtatagaagactggctatgcagaggggggaggaggcaaggttcttctagtatgtagTCTAGTCCTTATAGGGGATCCAAAAAAATCAGGCTGGGGGAAAAGAGCTGACTCCTTTGAGGAgaatcagcagcagcaaaaaaaaaaaaaaaattaaataaaaaatcaaaatatccaaaaaaatataaaaactagaaaaaaactcTGAAAAAATTAAGAGAAGCAGGActcgagaggaaatatcctttgatgaagaagtacaagcctgcatcattagatgaagtacggactcaattgggaggatcaactggttggactaaggaagattgaaagaaaaggaattttttttttttttttttttttttgaggaaatatcctttgatgcagaagtacaagcctgcatcattgaataaagtacggactcaattgggaggatcaactggttggactaaggaagattgagagaaaaggaattttttttttaataattttttttttttttttgaggaaatatcctttgatgcagaagtacaagcctgcatcattgaataaagtacggactcaattgggaggatcaactggttggactaaggaagatggagagaaagaggaacttctttttttttttcttttctttcttcttttgaggaggaaatatcctttgctgcagaagtacaagcccgcattattggataaagtacggactcaattgggaggatcaactggttggactaaggaagatggagagaaaaaggaattattattatctcttttttttggaggaaatatcctttgatgcaaaagtacaagcctgcatcattggataaagtacggactcaattgggaggatcaactggttggctTTTCCTTCTATAGTTAGCTTATTGCCAGATGGCCAATTAAACCCCTTTTCACATGCAGCAGTTAGATACGAATGCAATATGCTTAACTGTATTTTGATTGTCAACTAAAAATAGACGTCAAATGTATATTAATTCATAACTGAAATTGAGACTGAATCATCAACATGCATCGTTAAACAAATCAAACAAACTATTTCTAAAAGAACTTCATTGCGAGATATGAATAATATTGGTGTTATTCAAGCATATAATAAAGCGTGGAGATGTTATTAATCTCAGGGACTAAACAAACAAAAGTTGGAAAAGTTCCTCAATTAAAACTTAAAGTTGGCTCCAGATGTTCCATATGACGGAAGATGTGGGACTTAGGATATTGTCAATATGTTCAAAAGTCACTCAGGGTAACAATTACTTTGCCTCCGTGATTTTAATCTATGAACTGTGCCAGGCGACTGGCTGTTAAGATTTAGAAGTACTGAGTAATTCCGTGATATTGCATTGCATTAATCTATTAATTTCAGAACTAAAGCGAGTCACTGGGACCGTGGAAGCCATTCAAAACCGTCGTAAATTGCTAAAAAAGGAAATTGGTTTACAAGAGAAAAGGGTCAAAAGATAGATAAGTCATCAACAAAAACGTCTCTATTATCACAGTACAAGACcatttaataacaattaataaagaaaaagataggAGGCAATGTCATTTTTAACATATAGAATTTGATAATAAGAACTTACGCCTTCCATGAGAATCGATATCTGGTTTGAAcatgaattataaaaaataatggtaatgaaattggATATACAAAAAATTCCCTTTTATTGGACTCCACTTCCGGATATTGTTTAAAACATGTCCATTAAAACTTACTTTACGCAAAAATATGAGTTATGCATTTTCCCCCCTTTTATAGACAAGGTCGTTTTCACCGGTTTTGTTTTCCAAATTATTATCATAACCATTGTTGTAGTTTTGTCGATTTTTGCTTGTAGTCTTGATGCTGTGATatgaaatgaaaaacaaacttTCTAACTCTTGAAAGTAATACTAAAAAAAACTATCCTTTATTCAtcaagagcgctctctctctctctctctctctctctctctctctctctctctctctctctctctctctctctctctctctctctctctctctctctctctctctaagataattTCATGAAAAAGAATAATCTCATCTAATTTATTTTGATTCCCATCCGTATGAGTCATTATATAAGGACAAGGATTTCTTTGTAAATATGTACTGACGAAGgccattagttattggctgaaacagctgtaggCTACAGTTAAATACATGGGGCAGCACAGTAACAAATTCTGTTTTTTCACTCAAAATTCTTTCCCTGAAGACATGAAATGATACACAAAACTAGAAAAGAGTTGCCTTAGAATAGCTGATGACATAAGTGCTTCAACATTTAATGAAAATTCTCTAAGTGAAAGACTGTGCCCAAAGactgcagtatgtatgtatatatatatatatatatatatatatatatatatatatatatatatatatatatatatatatatatatacatattgtgtgtgaatgtatgtgtgtgtgtatgtatatatatatatatatatatatatatatatatatatatatatatatatatatatatatatatatatatatatttatatatacctaaatatacgcATGCATTTGTAAATTATTTCTATTCTAAAATACTTGATTTTGGTAATAAAAGGTCTTTTTTGCAGGTCACGAAGTCAAGGCTTTCTATAGGCGATAGTTGGCTTCGATATCGTTTTCCAATAATTCAGTTTCATGAACGAGATCAAAGTATTATCCCTTCCAGTTACCTTGCAATACGGAACCTTGTGGAAAATGACACGACGTTTGCATAAGGCGTTTAGGCTTCCAAGCCTCAACGAATGAGAAAACAAGTCTCTTATAGGCTTTCGGTAAATGTTCTTTTCCGGCGGATAAGAAAATGTTTCATTTCGAAGTAAATAAATATTTGGTGcaataaattaattttgaaaattattttgaaacaaTGTCCATTGAACGTTTAAGCTTTTTGATATCAATAATTACAAACATTTTCTTTCTCGTGTTAATACAACTATTCATATCATATTATGTTTTTCACTTTCAGTCTCGAAGCACAAAGCAACACTATCCTTAAGAAGCGCCATTTCCTCACGCCAACGTCTTTTCATAAACGGCCGTTTTTTCTCAGAGTATGATCCCTCTTTACCTAATGGATATTCCACATTTTTCTTTGCAATTTCATATAATCTTCGTAAAAATTGCCCATTTTTAAACAACATGGACGTCGCGATAAAACATTTCTTGGTAAGGAGAAAATAGAGGCTAAATCTTGTAATCTCTGTGACCTAATTTCAGAGGATAcaagacaaggtcaatcaggggaAGCGAAGTGAAGCGTATCATGTGAGTTTTCTGCGAATCAGGGAAGGAAAGAGGAGTGTTTATTGTATCCCCTCAGACACCGAAGTATAAATACCGACAATCACTTTGAGTAGGAAAATAAACTTCCAAAGGGATTGTGGATCAAGCGAATAATTTCAATACGAAAtacagggttgtggtgacctatgtgtaacatccctgactggtgaaggccagactggggttcgagtcccgctcaaactcgttagtttctttggtcgctgcaacctcactatccttatgagctgaggataggaggtatgggggagcctataggtctatctgttgagtcatcaccagccattgcctggtcctccttggtcttagtttgggtggagagggggcttgggtgctggtcatatatatatatatatatatatatatatatatatatatatatatatatatatatatatatatgtacagtatatatatatatatatatatatatatatatatatatatatatatatacatatatgtatgtacacatatatatatgtacataaacatatacatatgtacatatatacatacatatatatatatttatatatatatatatatatatatatatatatatatatatttgtacctatatacatatatatatatatatatatatatatatatatatatatatatatctatttatatatatatatatatatatatatatatatatatatatatatatatatatatatatatatatatatgtttagtcactagggcattgtcctgctcgatagcacAATGTCAATGGCCCTTACCCCAgctattcaagagcggcctttaaacagaaATCTGTGTTTTCAGCTGTTCATGTTCGTGATTAAAATCTCTTTAGAAGACTCTATTTCTTGAAATGCTTAAAAAATATTTCTACATTTAGAGGAGTAGATACATTAATATTGGAAACACTTCAACAATGATAAATTGCATAAATGGCAGAAGTGGGATGAATCTGAAATAACAATCAATATTATTCGATGAATTGAAAATTAGTTTCCAATTGTCGTTTACCTAATTTAACCTTTTGAATGAATACAAAAGATTTCTTTGGGTCAGGAGACGAAAGTAATAAAGTTTATCACAAGATTAATAAATTCTGCTCCTTGTTTCCTGAGGGATATCTGAATTTGCAAAAGCATTGCTAATTTCCCATCTTATTACTAGTAGaccatcatactctctctctctctctctctctctctctctctctctctctctctctctctctctctctctctctctctctctctctctcataacaataaTTGTGAAGCAGAAAATCCCTGCCTCAGCAGTAAATCTCTTTCCAAGcagaaaagagaagaagaaatccaGAGAAATTGATGGAATGACACAATAGATAGAAAGCGATTTTAGAACAGAACTTTTCTCGCCACAGCGAAGTTTTTCAAATGATCACATGGAAAAGTTTTCCGAACTTCGAAGCAATAGACGAGAAAGACTCGATAGAAAGTTCTCCTTCTGATgtcaattttaatttttggtgtcgCTCTTAAAGATTTTTTCCAAAATCCAGACAGTACAAGAAATAGTATCAACATGATTAACTTTTGAGAAATCTAGTGGCAAATGTAGAAATTATCACCATCTATGAGCAattacattaagagagagagagagagagagagagagagagagagagagagagagagagagagagagagagagagagagagagagagagagagtttcttccgTATACATATCTATTGAAATCTTCAACTAAATCTTAGGGAAAACTGTCCGTGCCTCAATCCTTATCCATTTATCAACCTCCGTTAAGTTAGACGTAGACAAACACTCAAGCAGACAAAAGTTTAAACTCCGTCACACGGAAAGTGAAGCTTTTATCAAAAGAAGAAAATTCTCATTTGCTTCATTTACAACTGGCCGATTTCTGGGGACTACAATTAACGAACAAACACACGAACAAGATCTACTTAACCTGCTGAAAGGTACTGGACCTGGGCCCGGTACCGACGGAGGCAGACAATTCGGATTGTTGATAGTCTTGCACTCGATACCAGTTGTGAGAAAGGCTGCCCACAAGCGGGAATACAAACTAACGAAAGTCTGGACTTGGAGTTTATTACGTGTCAAACACACATAAATACTGCATATGaataaaaattgttttcttttatttacaaccaTTTTACCGGTGTGTGTACAACTTTTTCGATATAAGATGCAGCATTACCAAAACTCTCATTACAACAATAGAAAACTTTCCCAGGTAAATTAGCCGAAAAAGAATGTACGATCGCTGCATCTCTTTATTAAATAAATGAGAGAAATTTCCAAAGATAGTTTTCAAAAAAAAGTAAAACCCGGAAGTAGAATTTTAAAAACTGTGATCTCCCGGCTATTTCTCTTTCGTCTGGACAGGCCACACAAGGGAAGAAGACTCACACTCCAATTGGAAGCAACAAGCAATGACAAGAAACTTTGCAAAGACCTGTCACGTCCCGTCACTCGGACTCGGTCCTCTCAGGTAATAGAGAAATGTTGGACACGGAAATAACAACTTTGTTTGAGAGAAATATTCGACTAAAATACGAGAAGAAGAGAGACGATTTCTTTACCTACTGAAGAGGTGGACGTTTATGTGACTAAGTAGAAGGTAGTTGTCTACCAAGGCTGATATCTTAATAACA comes from Palaemon carinicauda isolate YSFRI2023 chromosome 19, ASM3689809v2, whole genome shotgun sequence and encodes:
- the LOC137658918 gene encoding dnaJ homolog subfamily C member 7-like, yielding MFATRRTVENLEDEKSKLQGQLNELRIVVEEINTEKEMQEKLNAQKEIEYQKLKIDCAEKDLQMKEEEKKHAILKMGMEEMKKVNKILNKKIEKLENVCVQKDLQMKIKENLLEILKADNEVQKQKTDQQNQLKKNERSKNEDTKKESKKETENKEENKQKNVLKAEANAASGNPLDMDIILNCCQEFEKCRQECSRAYVLRGKHLLKLGLFDAARKDFETARTVEGFEECSKFIEDAKAQRKKWVDQTHYDILGVSQTATTKEILKGFRVLAMKCHPDRHGGEPKFILDGFEWRFKRVNYAKTVLTDEKLRKSYDVWIRPKSG